The following is a genomic window from Pelomonas sp. SE-A7.
GGCACTGCTAAAAGGTGAAAGCTCTTTTCGGGTGCAAGGTCGGAACATGGAACCAACGCTCTCGCAAGGCACGATCTGTCGATATCGCTCCCTCAGCTCCGAGGAGCAAATGGCGCCCGGTAGCATCGTCGCATTCATCCACTCAGAGTTCAGCGGCCATATCGTTCCATCGCGTGTCTTAGCAGGCCCAAACGACACGATCGAAATCACCGACGGAGAATTGGTCGTCAATGGACAGAAGGTAGTGGAGC
Proteins encoded in this region:
- the lepB gene encoding signal peptidase I, with translation MLGKILRHFVVPRATLAADKLGALLKGESSFRVQGRNMEPTLSQGTICRYRSLSSEEQMAPGSIVAFIHSEFSGHIVPSRVLAGPNDTIEITDGELVVNGQKVVEPYIRRDFSVGEYSTQLPKQTVPSGSYFLLGDYRDASQDSRYFGPVPRSTILGLIVERA